The Planococcus liqunii genome includes a region encoding these proteins:
- the menH gene encoding 2-succinyl-6-hydroxy-2,4-cyclohexadiene-1-carboxylate synthase codes for MEMEIAGVRYYVEVLNTDKAPTIVFLHGFTGSSKTWDEVVKFFPDYKIVQVDLIGHGRTESPEDSARYTMERQIDDLDVLLRHLKIDDFALVGYSMGGRTALAYACTHPERLRALVLESSSPGLKTVSDRLERQQRDSELALKILANGIASFVNSWENIPLFNSQKSLPVNVRQAVRAERLSQNPLGLANSLIGMGTGSQSSYWGKLNKLEVTVLLLSGTLDPKFMAIADEIKQALPKVQHGVIEAGHALHVEKPAEFATMVKEYLSLYYRGGKS; via the coding sequence ATGGAGATGGAGATTGCCGGGGTTCGGTATTATGTAGAAGTTTTGAATACGGACAAAGCGCCGACCATCGTTTTCCTCCATGGTTTTACCGGAAGCTCGAAAACCTGGGACGAAGTGGTGAAGTTTTTCCCGGATTACAAAATTGTACAGGTTGATTTGATCGGCCATGGCAGAACGGAATCACCGGAAGATTCGGCGCGTTATACGATGGAGCGGCAAATCGATGATTTGGACGTGCTTCTTCGCCACTTGAAAATAGACGACTTTGCTTTAGTCGGCTATTCGATGGGCGGGCGCACAGCACTTGCTTATGCCTGTACGCATCCCGAACGCCTGAGAGCGCTAGTGTTGGAAAGTTCGTCTCCCGGTTTGAAAACCGTTTCGGACCGCTTGGAGCGGCAGCAGCGCGACAGTGAGCTGGCGTTAAAAATTTTGGCGAATGGCATTGCTTCATTTGTGAATAGCTGGGAGAATATTCCGCTGTTTAACAGCCAGAAAAGTTTACCGGTAAACGTCAGACAAGCGGTTCGGGCAGAGCGGCTATCCCAAAATCCATTGGGCCTTGCTAACAGCCTGATCGGCATGGGCACAGGCAGCCAGTCTTCCTACTGGGGCAAACTCAATAAGCTGGAAGTTACCGTTTTGCTGCTGAGCGGCACATTGGATCCCAAGTTTATGGCGATTGCCGATGAGATAAAACAAGCATTGCCGAAAGTCCAGCACGGCGTTATTGAAGCGGGCCATGCATTACATGTGGAAAAACCCGCTGAATTTGCTACAATGGTAAAGGAGTATTTGAGTTTATATTATCGAGGAGGAAAATCATGA
- the menD gene encoding 2-succinyl-5-enolpyruvyl-6-hydroxy-3-cyclohexene-1-carboxylic-acid synthase, which produces MTNRKSLTEYVSAFTHSLMHLGITDVVISPGSRSTPLAYACMKQEGLTVYRQIDERSAAYFALGMAKASGNPVMLLCTSGTAAANYFPAIVEAYYARVPLLVVTADRPHELREVGAPQAINQINLFGSHVKWATDLPMPEDNNLLEFLARHLHRSVATAKTEPKGPVHLNVPFREPLRIDFDQPFESRGEMMHFTGEFKLNQETETFLQGLLQTERGLLVVGEMAAPMPQEFWQFIADLQWPVLADPLSNLRANVKPEHQHLIIDSYDAILKSEAFKESMAPEVVIRIGPQPVSKPLTLYLAAVKPKTYVVFDESAMMRDAQSVVTHHIQSAAKGLWQLPLEARENNAYTAKWQQASELYWQLMDQHCEKELDEGVLAKVLFDELEGCHLVVSSSMPIRDLDTYFQTTDCDVVVYANRGANGIDGVVSTAFGVQAAVKRPTYLLIGDLSFLHDMNGLIASKMQETDLTIVVMNNDGGGIFSYLPQSEEERYFEDLFGTPTGMNFEDAARMYDTEYASAKTKEELVQALRTPKQKAVKIIEVFTDRQQNVKVHRKLWNRLSEELSK; this is translated from the coding sequence GTGACGAATCGTAAATCTTTAACTGAATATGTATCCGCATTTACCCATTCGCTCATGCATTTAGGCATCACGGATGTCGTCATCAGTCCAGGATCCCGTTCTACTCCGCTTGCCTATGCGTGCATGAAGCAAGAGGGCCTGACCGTTTACCGGCAAATTGATGAACGGTCGGCTGCATATTTTGCGCTTGGGATGGCCAAAGCATCCGGCAATCCGGTTATGCTGCTTTGCACTTCTGGAACAGCAGCAGCAAATTATTTTCCCGCTATTGTAGAAGCTTATTATGCAAGGGTGCCGCTTTTGGTCGTAACGGCAGACCGGCCGCACGAATTGCGTGAAGTCGGTGCTCCGCAGGCCATCAATCAAATCAATCTTTTCGGCTCCCATGTGAAATGGGCTACCGATTTGCCGATGCCGGAAGACAACAACTTGCTTGAATTTTTGGCGCGCCATTTGCATCGTTCGGTAGCAACGGCCAAAACAGAGCCAAAAGGGCCGGTGCATTTGAATGTGCCGTTCCGAGAACCTTTGCGGATTGATTTTGACCAGCCCTTTGAAAGCCGCGGAGAAATGATGCATTTCACCGGGGAATTTAAGCTGAATCAGGAGACGGAGACCTTCCTGCAAGGATTGCTGCAAACAGAGCGCGGCTTATTGGTAGTAGGGGAAATGGCAGCTCCGATGCCGCAAGAATTTTGGCAGTTTATTGCAGATTTGCAATGGCCGGTGCTTGCAGATCCATTGTCCAATCTGCGCGCCAACGTCAAACCGGAACATCAGCATTTAATCATCGATTCCTATGACGCGATTTTAAAAAGTGAGGCGTTCAAGGAATCGATGGCGCCGGAAGTGGTCATCCGCATCGGGCCGCAGCCGGTATCCAAACCGCTGACTTTGTATTTGGCAGCGGTTAAACCGAAAACCTATGTTGTTTTTGATGAAAGCGCGATGATGCGCGATGCCCAGTCGGTTGTGACGCATCACATTCAATCGGCTGCTAAGGGCTTGTGGCAGTTGCCACTCGAAGCGAGAGAAAACAATGCCTATACAGCAAAATGGCAGCAGGCATCCGAATTGTATTGGCAATTGATGGACCAGCATTGCGAAAAAGAACTGGACGAAGGCGTATTGGCAAAAGTGCTGTTTGATGAACTGGAAGGGTGCCATTTGGTGGTCAGCAGCAGTATGCCGATCCGCGACTTGGATACGTATTTCCAGACAACCGATTGTGATGTGGTGGTTTATGCCAATCGCGGAGCAAACGGAATTGATGGCGTGGTTTCAACCGCTTTCGGTGTGCAGGCGGCGGTTAAACGCCCAACTTATTTATTGATTGGAGACTTATCGTTCCTGCATGATATGAACGGGTTGATTGCTTCAAAAATGCAGGAAACGGATTTGACAATCGTGGTGATGAACAATGATGGAGGCGGGATTTTCTCTTATTTGCCGCAGTCGGAGGAAGAGCGTTATTTTGAAGACTTGTTTGGAACGCCGACAGGGATGAATTTTGAAGATGCTGCACGTATGTATGATACGGAATATGCCTCTGCAAAGACGAAAGAAGAGCTTGTGCAAGCATTGCGTACGCCAAAACAAAAAGCCGTTAAAATCATTGAAGTCTTTACCGATAGACAACAAAACGTGAAGGTCCACCGGAAGCTGTGGAACCGGCTGAGCGAGGAGCTGTCGAAGTAA
- the menB gene encoding 1,4-dihydroxy-2-naphthoyl-CoA synthase: MTREWVTERTYEDIKYETYNGIAKITINRPEVRNAFRPKTVHEMIDAFSRARDDSKVGVIVLTGEGEKAFCSGGDQSVRGHGGYVGEDEIPRLNVLDLQRLIRVIPKPVVAMVAGYAIGGGHVLHVVCDLTIAADNARFGQTGPRVGSFDAGYGSGYLARIIGHKKAREIWYLCRQYDAQEALDMGLVNTVVPYEQLEDETVKWCEEMLEMSPTALRFVKAAMNADTDGLAGLQQMAGDATLLYYTTDEAKEGRDAFKEKRKPDFGQFPRFP, from the coding sequence ATGACACGCGAATGGGTTACAGAACGTACATATGAAGATATCAAGTATGAAACGTACAACGGCATTGCTAAAATTACAATCAACCGTCCGGAGGTGCGCAATGCATTCCGTCCGAAAACCGTACATGAAATGATCGATGCATTTTCACGTGCACGCGATGATTCAAAAGTAGGCGTTATCGTTCTAACGGGCGAAGGCGAAAAAGCATTCTGTTCTGGAGGCGATCAATCGGTACGCGGACACGGCGGCTATGTTGGGGAAGATGAAATTCCCCGCTTGAACGTATTGGATCTGCAGCGTTTGATCCGTGTGATTCCAAAACCGGTTGTTGCCATGGTGGCTGGATATGCCATCGGAGGCGGACACGTCCTGCACGTGGTATGCGACTTGACGATTGCTGCTGACAACGCACGCTTCGGCCAAACAGGTCCTCGTGTCGGTTCATTTGATGCCGGCTATGGTTCCGGTTATTTGGCCCGCATCATCGGCCATAAGAAAGCACGTGAAATTTGGTACCTATGCCGTCAATACGACGCTCAGGAAGCGCTTGATATGGGCTTAGTCAATACAGTGGTCCCTTACGAGCAATTGGAAGATGAAACCGTAAAATGGTGTGAAGAAATGCTTGAAATGAGCCCAACTGCACTACGCTTTGTAAAAGCGGCAATGAATGCCGATACAGACGGCCTTGCTGGACTTCAGCAAATGGCTGGAGACGCGACATTGCTTTACTACACAACCGACGAGGCAAAAGAAGGACGCGACGCGTTTAAAGAAAAACGCAAACCGGATTTCGGCCAATTCCCTCGTTTCCCTTGA
- a CDS encoding DMT family transporter codes for MRPIAIGIFAAFFFAFTFVLNASMELSGGSWIWSASLRYLFMVPFLLVIVLARRNLKPLLAEMKSNPIAWLLWSFIGFVLFYAPLCYAAAYSPGWLIAGTWQITIISGSLLAPLFYSTIQTRNGPLLVREQIPYRGLALSLIILLGVLLLQLENAQQLPLKSFLLGFLPVLLASFAYPLGNRKMMELCNGRLDAYQRVLGMTLASLPFWIMLSGYGLWIEGAPSSSQMLQSLLVAICSGVVATVLFFMATDMVRQDMKKLAAVEATQSLEVMFALAGEVIFLSIALPSSLGWIGIATVMVGMIIHSQAATKKQELVVQQE; via the coding sequence GTGCGCCCTATTGCCATTGGAATTTTTGCAGCTTTCTTTTTTGCCTTCACCTTTGTTTTAAATGCCAGTATGGAATTATCGGGAGGAAGCTGGATTTGGAGCGCCTCTTTGCGCTATCTCTTTATGGTGCCATTTTTACTGGTGATAGTACTTGCTAGAAGAAACCTAAAGCCGCTTCTAGCGGAAATGAAAAGCAATCCGATTGCCTGGCTGCTATGGAGCTTTATTGGATTCGTCCTCTTTTATGCCCCCTTATGCTATGCAGCTGCCTACTCTCCTGGCTGGCTGATTGCCGGTACTTGGCAAATTACCATCATTTCAGGTTCTTTATTGGCTCCGTTGTTCTACTCTACAATTCAGACGCGAAACGGCCCTCTTCTGGTTCGTGAACAAATACCTTATCGGGGATTAGCATTGTCTCTCATCATTCTTTTAGGGGTTTTGCTCCTGCAGCTGGAGAATGCTCAGCAGTTGCCTTTAAAAAGCTTCCTACTAGGTTTTCTTCCCGTACTCTTAGCTTCATTTGCTTATCCCTTAGGCAACCGCAAGATGATGGAACTTTGCAACGGCAGGTTGGATGCATATCAACGTGTTCTCGGTATGACCTTAGCGAGTCTTCCTTTTTGGATCATGCTTTCTGGCTATGGATTGTGGATTGAAGGGGCACCAAGTTCATCTCAGATGCTCCAATCATTGCTTGTCGCCATTTGTTCCGGGGTGGTGGCGACGGTCCTGTTTTTCATGGCCACAGACATGGTGCGCCAAGATATGAAAAAACTGGCTGCTGTAGAAGCCACCCAGTCTTTGGAAGTAATGTTTGCGTTAGCGGGAGAAGTGATTTTCCTCTCGATTGCTTTGCCTTCTTCTTTAGGCTGGATTGGAATCGCCACAGTGATGGTCGGCATGATTATCCATAGCCAAGCAGCCACAAAAAAACAAGAACTTGTGGTTCAACAAGAATAG
- a CDS encoding isochorismate synthase, with protein MNPQQYSSIEQYADTRYSAYRFYTETIEVSRMSALAFFEAGEKQYKGKRMFWQNREKTFTLVGLGHAHVLASSVQQGRFEEIKQKWESLCKQIVNEEPDVEPILFGGFSFDPLNELESEWTHFPEAYFAVPSFQLVIKDDQAYVSINLITAEKETFNQFELMRKERDRLIHAAQVLELPKYQKPLVMDRTEIKKEQYLDSIDKVTGIIKAEQAEKVVIARSLKLDFEEPLSASSALYQVSEEQPESFLFGMEAETQFFFGATPERLVKVKESQALSTCLAGSTPRGKTMEKDMELGEALLNDKKNRSEHQYVVDMIREVFNGHTSRLTVPNVPKLMKIRDIQHLHTPVEGELNSGSTLFDLVRDLHPTPALGGEPKQEALDIIREYETMNRGYYAAPVGWIDAKGDGEFAVAIRSALLNEKEAYLYAGGGIVEDSTPESEYDETWVKFRPMLRALGGLLSDES; from the coding sequence ATGAATCCACAACAGTATTCATCGATTGAACAATATGCGGATACGCGCTACTCAGCGTACCGTTTTTACACTGAAACAATTGAAGTGTCGCGCATGTCGGCATTGGCTTTTTTTGAAGCCGGAGAAAAGCAGTATAAGGGAAAACGCATGTTTTGGCAAAACCGCGAAAAGACCTTTACCTTGGTTGGCCTTGGCCATGCGCATGTACTCGCTTCATCGGTTCAGCAAGGCCGCTTTGAGGAAATTAAGCAAAAGTGGGAGAGCCTGTGCAAACAGATTGTGAATGAAGAACCGGATGTCGAACCGATTTTATTCGGCGGTTTTTCATTTGATCCGTTAAATGAACTTGAAAGTGAATGGACGCATTTTCCGGAAGCTTATTTTGCAGTGCCTTCTTTCCAGTTGGTCATTAAAGATGATCAAGCCTACGTCAGCATCAATTTGATCACGGCAGAAAAGGAGACGTTCAATCAATTCGAGCTTATGCGAAAAGAACGTGACCGGCTGATCCATGCGGCACAGGTTCTAGAGTTGCCGAAGTATCAGAAACCGTTAGTAATGGACCGCACGGAAATCAAAAAAGAACAGTATCTTGATTCGATTGATAAAGTCACTGGCATCATTAAAGCGGAACAGGCAGAAAAAGTGGTCATTGCCCGGTCGTTGAAATTGGACTTTGAAGAGCCGCTTTCGGCTTCTTCGGCGTTGTACCAAGTTTCGGAAGAACAGCCCGAAAGTTTCTTGTTCGGGATGGAAGCAGAAACCCAGTTTTTCTTCGGCGCTACACCCGAACGCCTTGTAAAAGTGAAAGAAAGCCAGGCGTTGTCCACTTGTCTTGCCGGGTCGACTCCGCGCGGAAAAACCATGGAAAAAGATATGGAACTTGGGGAAGCATTGTTGAATGACAAGAAAAATCGGTCGGAACATCAATATGTAGTAGACATGATCCGTGAAGTATTCAATGGCCATACTTCACGTTTAACTGTGCCCAATGTCCCGAAACTGATGAAGATACGGGACATCCAGCATTTGCATACGCCGGTAGAAGGAGAGCTGAATTCCGGTTCTACCTTGTTTGACTTGGTCCGCGACTTGCATCCAACTCCGGCACTTGGCGGGGAGCCGAAACAAGAAGCTCTGGATATAATACGCGAGTATGAAACAATGAACCGGGGGTATTACGCGGCACCGGTTGGGTGGATTGATGCAAAAGGCGACGGGGAGTTTGCCGTAGCAATCCGCTCAGCGCTATTAAACGAAAAAGAAGCTTATTTATACGCAGGAGGCGGAATTGTAGAAGATTCCACACCTGAATCGGAGTACGATGAAACCTGGGTTAAATTCAGACCGATGCTGCGTGCACTTGGAGGTCTATTAAGTGACGAATCGTAA